A window of bacterium genomic DNA:
ACGGGGCGGCCTGGATCAGGTCGTACTTCTCGCCCTCGAGGGCGCCGTGGAAGACGATGTCGTGGCCGAGGGTGGCGAAGTTCAGGGCCACCGAACGCGGCATGCCGTCCGGCAGGACCAGGCCCAGGTAGCCCACGAGGACCTCGCCGCACACCTCGCGGAAGACGGCGTCGTCCTGGCTGGCCAGTTCGGCGCGGCGCAGGCCGCGGCTCTCACCCACGGGCCTTCTTCTTCGCCGCCGCTTTCGCGGCCTTCTTTTCCCGGTGGGCCCGCGTCTGGTCGATGTAGGTCGCGGCGTCGGGGGTCTTGCAGCTGGTCTGGCCGTGGTCGACCTCGACCTTGCCCATGCGCTTCGCTGCGGCCTTGGCGTGCTGCGCCAGGGCGTCGTCGACGGCGCCGAGGGCGATCAGGGCCTGGTTCATGCTGTGGCGCGTGCGGTTGGGACGGTCGTGGATGGTGGCCGCGATCTCGTCGATCTCGGCGCGGGCGAAGCCCGGATCGATCTCCGCCCCGTCCCGGTAGCAGGCCACGGCCGCCAGGACGTTGTAGGCCGCCGCGGCCACGAACTCGCCCTTGCGCTTCTTCCACGCGCCGTACCGGGCGAGGCCCTTGCCGGTGCGCGCGACCAGGGCGCTGAAGGCGTCGCACAGCACGTAGTTGTCGAGCTCGCGCACCCAGGCGTCGAGTTCGCGGGCGGTCAGGGCGCCCGGGTCGGCGATCATCGTCGCCAGGACCCGGGCGTCGTGGTTGCCCGTCGCCCAGAGGGCGCGAGCCAGGCCGTGGTCGGTCCCGATGGTCTTGTGCAGGCGGCCGAGCTCGGCGTAGCTGACGCCGAAGGCGTCGCCCTTCACGCCGTGGCGTCCGTACACCTTCACGTTCTGGGCGGTGCCGGCCTTCCGCAGGGCGGCCAGGGCCTGGTCCTTGGTCATGCCTATTCCTTCCGCGGTTCGATCTTCAGCCCCTTGCCGGAGAAGACGATCTCGGGGTCCATGTTGGCCTCGGCGGCCATCATGTTCGAGGAGTTGATGGACCAGGTGCTGGTGCGGCCGTCGGTCTCCGGCGCGTTCGACGAGACGATGTCGCCGGGCACGGTGATGCGGAAGCGCACGTCGAGCTCGGCCAGCGCGCTCATCATCTTGCCCATGATCTCCATCTGGCGGCCCATCTTCTCGGGGTCCATCTGGGCGGGGGCGTCGTCCTCGGCGGCCTTCTCCTCCTTCTCGTCGGCGGGCACGGGAGGGAAGTCGTAGGTCGTGTTGCGCAGCACCAGGTTGCCGTCGCCGGCGTCGAAGATGGCCATGCCCTCGCTGTCCTGGCCGTCGCCGAGGGTGCGGTTCATGACGTAGCTGAGGCCCTCGAGGTTCTCGAAGGCGAGTTCGAACTCGAGGGTCTCCCGCTCGCCCTCCATCTTCTTCTCGAAGCGCGTCACCTTCACGCCCCAGTCCTTGCCGGCCTCGGACATGCGCGAGCCGTCG
This region includes:
- a CDS encoding DNA alkylation repair protein translates to MTKDQALAALRKAGTAQNVKVYGRHGVKGDAFGVSYAELGRLHKTIGTDHGLARALWATGNHDARVLATMIADPGALTARELDAWVRELDNYVLCDAFSALVARTGKGLARYGAWKKRKGEFVAAAAYNVLAAVACYRDGAEIDPGFARAEIDEIAATIHDRPNRTRHSMNQALIALGAVDDALAQHAKAAAKRMGKVEVDHGQTSCKTPDAATYIDQTRAHREKKAAKAAAKKKARG